From a region of the Panicum virgatum strain AP13 chromosome 2K, P.virgatum_v5, whole genome shotgun sequence genome:
- the LOC120659276 gene encoding uncharacterized protein LOC120659276 — protein sequence MEPSPPELLEEIVEEVLLRFPPDDPASLVRAALVCRLWRRLVSAATFRRRFREFHFHRTAPLLGALCPGRAGAGDLRPTSRFVPTSSFRPPHAARYGWNAVDARRGRVLLERWPWGSGPLRTELAVWDPATGEQRELPSLPMELNVYPRSWAAAVLCAAAGNCDHLDCRWGSFLVVFVEIEHDSNKICSRIYSSELAAWGEQTFSDLRCRHDHDHCFKPEPGVLMGNALYFLFNSNHGIVRYDLTTREASTIDMRPAFHPQHIVLMTMDDGRLGFAAMEDNNCGLKLNLWSRVVGGDDDKDARFVRCRVIDLPKALNAPKVSPHASGFAHGAGVLFIWTFDGLYSMDIKSEELREVPGTRYCHGFANVVPYLSFHTPAGTALLLYDR from the coding sequence atggagccgtcgccgccggagctgTTGGAGGAGATCGTGGAAGAGGTCCTGCTCCGCTTCCCGCCGGACGACCCCGCGAGCCTGGTCCGCGCCGCCCTCGTCTGCCGGCTCTGGCGCCGCCTCGTCTCCGCGGCCACCTTCCGGCGCAGGTTCCGCGAGTTCCACTTCCACCGCACGGCACCCCTGCTGGGCGCCCTATGCCCCGGCAGAGCTGGCGCCGGAGACCTCCGGCCAACGTCGCGCTTCGTACCCACGTCCTCCTTCCGCCCGCCCCACGCCGCCCGCTACGGCTGgaacgccgtcgacgcccgccgcggccgcgtccTGCTGGAGCGCTGGCCCTGGGGCAGCGGCCCTCTCAGGACCGAGCTCGCCGTCTGGGACCccgccaccggcgagcagcgagaACTGCCCAGCTTGCCGATGGAGCTCAACGTGTACCCGCGCAGCTGGGCCGCGGCcgtgctctgcgccgccgccggcaactgCGACCACCTCGACTGCCGCTGGGGATCCTTCCTGGTTGTCTTCGTGGAAATCGAGCACGACTCAAACAAGATCTGCTCGCGCATCTACTCGTCCGAGCTCGCCGCGTGGGGCGAGCAAACCTTTAGTGACCTTCGCTGTCGCCATGACCATGACCACTGCTTCAAGCCGGAGCCCGGTGTCCTCATGGGGAATGCGCTCTACTTCCTGTTCAATTCAAACCATGGAATCGTGAGGTACGACCTGACCACCCGGGAAGCATCTACGATCGACATGCGACCGGCATTCCATCCGCAGCATATTGTGCTCATGACCATGGATGATGGTAGGCTAGGATTCGCCGCCATGGAGGACAACAATTGCGGACTCAAACTCAACCTATGGTCGAGGGTGGTTGGTGGAGACGACGACAAAGATGCAAGATTTGTTCGATGCAGAGTCATTGATCTTCCCAAGGCGCTCAATGCACCCAAGGTCTCGCCTCATGCGAGCGGCTTTGCGCATGGTGCCGGGGTTCTTTTCATCTGGACGTTTGATGGTTTATACAGCATGGACATAAAGTCTGAAGAGCTCAGGGAGGTGCCGGGTACCAGGTACTGCCATGGCTTCGCAAACGTTGTTCCGTACTTGAGCTTCCACACTCCAGCAGGTACAGCTTTGCTCCTTTATGATAGATAG
- the LOC120660503 gene encoding uncharacterized protein LOC120660503, translated as MAEALMDELLEEILLRLPPDDPGSLVRAATVCRRWCRIVSAPGFRRGFSERHRAPPMLGFFANLTVGDEDADYEDDFVARFVPATAFRPRRADRLDRRALDAHHGRVLLTTAPWGSNLEVWDPVTDELRELPRLALPYSPFSWNAAVVCAAHGECDHLDCRRRPFLVVFLNDSDPEGMHVYVYSSEVGAWSQPIYGAPSTTYGVEMVPTALVGNALYFLIDATNSILEYDLAKRSVSVLHLPLGFVSDFAVLTTSEDGMLGFARVEKSRLWLWSMETGPEGDATWAPKGSIELLSPLQVDAAAIVNDYVGFAHGARVFFVGTEDAWFSIDLESGQVREEDCGDGHAHGVVPYTSFYTPDFHQYGLAPL; from the exons ATGGCGGAGGCGCTGATGGACGAGCTCCTCGAGGAGatcctcctccgcctgccgccgGACGACCCCGGGAGCCtcgtccgcgccgccaccgtgtgcaggcggtggtgccgcaTCGTCTCCGCTCCCGGCTTCCGCCGCGGCTTCTCCGAGCGCCACCGCGCGCCCCCCATGCTCGGCTTCTTCGCCAACCTCAcggtcggcgacgaggacgccgactACGAGGACGACTTCGTCGCCCGCTTCGtccccgccaccgccttccgcccgcgccgcgccgaccgCCTCGACCGCCGCGCGCTCGACGCCCACCACGGCCGCGTCCTCCTCACCACCGCGCCCTGGGGGTCCAACCTCGAGGTCTGGGACCCCGTCACGGACGAGCTGCGGGAGCTTCCCCGCCTCGCCCTGCCGTACTCGCCTTTCAGCTGGAACGCGGCGGTGGTCTGCGCCGCCCACGGCGAGTGCGACCACCTCGACTGCCGCCGCAGGCCCTTCCTCGTCGTCTTCCTGAACGACTCCGACCCTGAGGGTATGCACGTGTACGTTTACTCATCGGAGGTTGGCGCCTGGAGCCAGCCGATCTACGGCGCTCCCTCCACAACCTATGGGGTCGAGATGGTTCCTACTGCCCTTGTGGGGAATGCACTCTACTTCCTGATTGATGCGACCAACAGCATTCTGGAGTACGATCTGGCCAAGCGGAGCGTGTCTGTGCTTCACCTGCCTCTCGGTTTCGTTTCGGACTTTGCGGTGCTCACGACGTCGGAGGATGGCATGTTGGGATTCGCAAGGGTGGAGAAGTCCAGACTCTGGCTCTGGTCAATGGAGACAGGTCCTGAGGGGGATGCTACGTGGGCACCAAAAGGATCCATTGAGCTCTTGTCACCGCTTCAAGTTGACGCCGCTGCCATCGTAAATGATTATGTTGGTTTTGCACATGGCGCCAGGGTCTTTTTTGTGGGGACGGAGGATGCTTGGTTCAGTATTGATCTAGAGTCCGGACAGGTGAGGGAGGAGGACTGTGGTGATGGTCACGCCCACGGTGTCGTTCCATACACGAGCTTCTACACCCCAG ATTTTCATCAGTATGGATTAGCTCCTCTGTGA
- the LOC120659287 gene encoding uncharacterized protein LOC120659287, with amino-acid sequence MKPELPFTGLAPSAAAGAGAPAPHESVHPSADTDGLEELVEEVLPRFPPDDPASLVRAALVSKRWCRLISGRGFRRRLREFHRSPPLLGFICNQFNSTSSRFVPTSPFRPPGADRLWQRRRAVSSAHGRVLLHHAFGCKLFVWDPVTDEEQELPPLYPYRSTLSWNAAVLCAAAGGGCDHLDCRYGPFLVVLVGTDYEGQTFSRVYSSETDEWSTPIYAELPSDIDTCCYFEQGRCLGSTYQMQPPRIKLC; translated from the exons ATGAAG CCAGAGCTTCCCTTCACCGGCCTCGcgccctctgccgccgccggggctggGGCTCCCGCTCCCCACGAGTCCGTCCACCCGTCCGCCGACACTGATGGACTGGAGGAGCTCGTAGAGGAGGTGCTGCCCCGCTTCCCGCCCGACGACCCCGCGAGCCTCGTCCGCGCCGCGCTCGTCAGCAAGCGGTGGTGCCGCCTCATCTCCGGCCGCGGGTTCCGCCGCCGGTTACGTGAGTTCCACCGCTCGCCACCACTGTTAGGATTCATCTGCAACCAATTCAATTCCACCTCCAGCCGCTTCGTCCCCACATCCCCCTTCCGCCCGCCCGGCGCCGACCGCctctggcagcggcggcgagcagtcAGCTCAGCCCACGGGCGCGTCCTCCTCCACCATGCGTTCGGGTGCAAGCTCTTTGTCTGGGATCCCGTCACGGACGAGGAGCAGGAGCTGCCCCCACTGTACCCATACCGTTCCACTCTGAGCTGGAACGCCGCCGTGCTCtgtgccgcggccggcggcggctgcgaccaTCTTGACTGCCGCTACGGCCCCTTCCTCGTCGTCCTGGTGGGGACTGACTATGAGGGACAAACCTTCTCCCGTGTCTACTCATCCGAGACTGATGAGTGGAGCACTCCCATCTACGCTGAGCTCCCATCCGACATTGATACCTGCTGCTATTTTGAGCAAGGGAGATGTCTTGGATCCACCTACCAGATGCAGCCACCCCGCATAAAACTGTGCTGA